The Oscillospiraceae bacterium genome has a segment encoding these proteins:
- a CDS encoding dihydroorotate dehydrogenase electron transfer subunit: MYKQGIFTIEENRPLTASVYRMVLAGDTRYITAPGQFINIALKGKFLRRPISVCDYDSRTVTIIYKVVGQGTAQMAKMQPGETLDVLTGLGNGYTMEPVHHALLIGGGVGVPPLYNLCKCLRAAGQQVTVILGFNTADEVFYAEEFAALGAEVRITTVDGSVGTKGFVTDAFPADYDYIYTCGPLPMLRAVYDRSATSGQFSFEERMGCGFGACMGCSCKTKYGNKRICKDGPVLVKEEIVW, translated from the coding sequence ATGTATAAACAAGGTATTTTTACAATAGAAGAAAATCGACCTCTGACCGCCAGCGTGTACCGTATGGTGCTGGCTGGGGACACCCGGTACATTACGGCGCCGGGCCAGTTTATCAACATTGCCTTGAAGGGCAAGTTCCTGCGCCGCCCCATCTCCGTCTGCGACTATGACAGCCGGACGGTGACCATCATCTATAAAGTTGTGGGGCAGGGGACGGCCCAAATGGCAAAGATGCAGCCGGGGGAGACGCTGGATGTGCTCACCGGCCTGGGCAACGGCTACACGATGGAGCCTGTGCACCACGCGCTGCTTATCGGCGGTGGTGTAGGTGTGCCGCCCCTTTACAATCTGTGCAAGTGCTTGCGGGCTGCCGGGCAGCAGGTGACGGTGATACTGGGCTTTAACACGGCGGACGAAGTGTTCTACGCTGAGGAATTCGCCGCACTGGGTGCGGAAGTGCGGATCACCACCGTGGACGGCAGTGTAGGCACCAAGGGCTTTGTGACGGACGCTTTCCCGGCGGATTATGATTACATTTATACCTGCGGTCCGCTGCCGATGCTGCGGGCGGTATATGACCGCTCTGCCACCTCCGGTCAGTTCTCCTTTGAGGAGCGCATGGGCTGCGGTTTTGGCGCTTGTATGGGCTGCTCCTGCAAGACAAAGTACGGCAACAAACGCATTTGCAAGGACGGACCGGTGCTGGTAAAGGAGGAGATCGTATGGTAG
- the carB gene encoding carbamoyl-phosphate synthase large subunit: MPKRTDIHKVLVIGSGPIVIGQAAEFDYAGTQACLALREEGYEVVLINSNPATIMTDTDIADKVYMEPLNLEYVARIIRHERPDAILPSLGGQTGLNLAVQLAKKGVLQECDVEILGTSFESIERAEDRELFKELCQGLGEPVLPSEIAETLEDGLRAAAEIGYPVVLRPAFTLGGTGGGFADDEEECRVMLKNALALSPVHQVLVEKSIKGYKEVEYEVMRDANDTAITICNMENIDPVGIHTGDSVVVAPSQTLTNKEYQMLRDSALKIIRELKIEGGCNVQFALDPHSFQYYLIEVNPRVSRSSALASKASGYPIARVSAKIAVGMHLDEIPIANTPASFEPTLDYVVTKIARFPFDKFADANNTLNTQMKATGEVMSVGRTMEESLLKAVRSLEIGVCHLYMKKFDAYSQEELLDYIHTGTDDRLYAIAQLIRLRCDLNRIYNATKIDMWFLEKFKNIVDFEAVLRANPRDEQTLRDAKKMGVSDKYIGQLWGMTEAEVFNLRKSIKLFPVYKMIDTCASEFDSYVPYFYSTYEEENESVVSDKKKIVVLGSGPIRIGQGVEFDYSTVHAIWSIRDAGYEAIIINNNPETVSTDYTTSDKLYFEPLTVEDVMNVIELEQPLGIVVSLGGQTAINLAPPLDALGVPIIGTDVAAIDRAENRDSFEKVMEKQDIPQPKGLAVTDIEEGVRVAASIGYPVLVRPSFVLGGRAMQIVANEESLRHYLQTAVEINTDQPVLVDKYIMGKELEVDAICDGTDVFIPGIMEHVERTGVHSGDSISIYPTFSVSQAVKDKIIDYTVKLGTAIGIVGLYNIQFIADSNDDVYVIEVNPRSSRTVPFLSKATSVPMAHIATQVILGHSLKEQGITDVYPTEKKRWYVKAPAFSFSKLKGMDTYLSPEMKSTGEAIGYDKSLTRALYKALQSSGLHVSNYGTVLVTIADQDKPTALPLIRRFYDLGFNIEATEGTAKYLKDHGIRTRVRQKLTEDDSDEILMALRQGHIAYVINTIDINHGDSHSDGSEIRRAAVENNVTMFTSLDTVKVLLDVLEEITLGVSTIDAE, from the coding sequence ATGCCTAAGCGTACAGATATTCATAAAGTATTGGTGATCGGCTCCGGTCCCATCGTTATTGGCCAGGCGGCGGAGTTTGACTATGCCGGCACCCAGGCCTGCCTTGCCCTGCGTGAGGAGGGCTATGAAGTCGTGCTCATCAACTCTAACCCGGCTACCATTATGACCGATACGGATATTGCCGATAAAGTCTATATGGAGCCACTGAATTTGGAATATGTGGCGCGTATTATTCGTCATGAGCGCCCGGACGCTATCTTGCCTTCCTTGGGCGGCCAAACCGGTCTGAACTTGGCGGTACAGCTGGCGAAAAAAGGCGTTTTGCAAGAGTGCGATGTAGAAATTCTCGGCACCAGCTTTGAGTCCATTGAGCGGGCTGAGGACCGAGAGCTGTTTAAGGAACTTTGCCAGGGACTGGGGGAGCCAGTGCTGCCCTCAGAGATCGCAGAGACCTTGGAGGACGGTCTGCGTGCTGCTGCAGAGATCGGTTATCCCGTTGTGCTGCGCCCGGCCTTTACCCTTGGCGGCACCGGCGGCGGCTTTGCGGATGATGAAGAAGAGTGCCGTGTGATGCTGAAAAATGCCTTGGCTCTGTCACCGGTGCACCAGGTGCTGGTGGAAAAGAGCATTAAGGGCTATAAAGAAGTAGAATATGAGGTGATGCGGGACGCCAACGATACCGCCATTACCATTTGTAATATGGAGAATATTGACCCGGTGGGTATCCATACCGGCGACTCTGTGGTGGTGGCTCCTTCTCAGACCCTCACCAACAAAGAGTACCAGATGCTCCGTGATTCAGCTTTGAAGATCATTCGGGAGCTGAAGATCGAGGGCGGGTGCAATGTACAGTTCGCGCTGGACCCTCACTCATTCCAGTATTATCTCATTGAGGTGAACCCCCGCGTCAGCCGTTCCTCTGCCTTGGCTTCCAAGGCCAGCGGTTATCCCATTGCCCGGGTCAGCGCCAAGATTGCCGTGGGTATGCATTTGGACGAGATTCCTATTGCCAACACCCCCGCTTCCTTTGAACCTACCCTGGACTATGTGGTCACCAAGATCGCCCGGTTCCCCTTTGACAAATTCGCCGATGCCAACAATACGCTGAACACCCAGATGAAGGCCACCGGCGAGGTGATGAGCGTAGGTCGCACCATGGAGGAGAGCCTGCTTAAGGCGGTGCGCTCCCTGGAGATTGGCGTTTGCCATCTGTATATGAAGAAGTTTGACGCTTACAGTCAAGAGGAGCTGCTGGACTATATCCACACCGGCACCGATGATCGGCTGTACGCCATTGCCCAGCTCATCCGGCTGCGCTGCGATTTGAACCGCATTTATAATGCCACGAAGATTGATATGTGGTTTTTGGAAAAGTTCAAGAACATTGTGGACTTTGAGGCGGTATTGCGAGCCAATCCCCGGGATGAACAGACCTTACGGGACGCCAAAAAAATGGGCGTGTCCGACAAATATATCGGCCAGCTGTGGGGTATGACGGAGGCGGAAGTCTTTAACCTGCGCAAGTCGATCAAGCTGTTCCCGGTGTATAAGATGATCGACACCTGTGCCTCTGAGTTTGACTCCTATGTGCCGTACTTCTACTCCACCTATGAGGAGGAGAATGAGTCCGTTGTATCAGATAAAAAGAAGATCGTAGTGCTTGGCTCCGGCCCCATTCGCATCGGTCAAGGCGTGGAATTTGACTACTCCACCGTGCACGCTATTTGGTCCATTCGGGACGCCGGGTACGAGGCAATTATCATTAATAACAACCCGGAGACCGTGTCTACCGACTACACCACCTCGGACAAGCTGTATTTTGAGCCGCTGACGGTGGAAGATGTGATGAATGTGATCGAGCTGGAGCAGCCCCTGGGCATTGTAGTGTCCCTTGGCGGTCAGACCGCCATTAACCTGGCGCCTCCGCTGGACGCGCTGGGTGTGCCCATCATCGGCACCGATGTGGCTGCCATTGACCGGGCAGAGAACCGGGACAGCTTTGAAAAGGTAATGGAAAAACAGGACATTCCCCAGCCTAAGGGCCTGGCGGTCACGGATATTGAAGAGGGCGTGCGCGTTGCCGCCTCCATCGGTTATCCTGTGCTGGTGCGCCCCTCCTTTGTATTGGGTGGTCGTGCCATGCAGATCGTTGCCAATGAGGAGAGCCTGCGCCACTACCTGCAAACGGCTGTGGAGATTAACACCGATCAGCCGGTGCTGGTGGATAAATACATTATGGGTAAAGAGCTGGAGGTGGACGCCATCTGTGACGGCACAGATGTGTTCATTCCCGGTATTATGGAGCATGTGGAGCGCACCGGCGTACATTCCGGCGACTCTATCAGCATCTACCCCACCTTCTCCGTCAGCCAGGCGGTCAAGGACAAGATTATTGATTATACCGTTAAACTGGGTACGGCCATCGGCATTGTGGGCCTTTACAATATCCAGTTTATTGCAGACAGCAACGACGATGTGTATGTGATCGAGGTGAATCCCCGTTCTTCCCGCACGGTGCCGTTCCTGTCCAAGGCCACTTCCGTGCCTATGGCGCACATTGCCACCCAGGTGATCCTGGGCCACAGCTTAAAAGAGCAGGGCATTACGGATGTGTATCCCACGGAGAAAAAGCGCTGGTATGTGAAGGCGCCTGCGTTCTCCTTTAGCAAGCTGAAAGGGATGGACACTTATCTGTCCCCGGAGATGAAGTCCACCGGCGAGGCGATCGGTTACGACAAGAGCCTGACCCGCGCTCTTTATAAAGCGTTACAATCCAGCGGGCTGCATGTGTCTAACTACGGCACGGTGCTGGTGACCATTGCGGATCAGGACAAGCCTACTGCGCTGCCGTTGATCCGTCGGTTCTACGACCTGGGCTTTAATATCGAAGCCACCGAGGGCACCGCCAAGTACCTGAAAGACCACGGCATTCGCACCCGGGTGCGGCAAAAGCTCACTGAGGATGACAGCGACGAAATCTTGATGGCACTGCGCCAGGGGCACATTGCCTATGTGATTAACACCATTGATATTAACCACGGCGACAGTCACTCGGACGGCTCTGAAATTCGCCGGGCTGCGGTGGAAAACAATGTGACCATGTTCACTTCGCTGGACACGGTAAAGGTGCTGCTGGATGTGCTGGAGGAGATCACTCTGGGCGTGTCTACCATCGACGCGGAGTAA
- the carA gene encoding glutamine-hydrolyzing carbamoyl-phosphate synthase small subunit: MKPYDKQLVLENGKQFFGYGFGADKSAINEIVFNTSMVGYQEIVSDPSYTDQMVVMTYPLIGNYGMTDEDYETKIPTMGGLIVREYNDQPSNFRYTKTLSEVLEEYGIPGISGIDTRMLTRIIRDEGSQKVGIFPADMPYDSALWQVKNYTIPTDMVSRVSCKKRWYSRTPNHKYDVVAIDCGIKLNIIRKLNEKGCNVTVVPYDTTAEEILRMHPDGLFLSNGPGNPEDVTPVIEVVRQLKGKLPIFGICLGHQMISLALGAKTFKMKFGHRGGNHPVKHLENGKIEITSQNHSYAVDVASLAGTELELTHMNLLDRTAEGVASPENRLFSVQYHPESAPGPQDSAYLFDRFIDLMEEAQNHA; the protein is encoded by the coding sequence ATGAAGCCTTACGATAAGCAGTTGGTTCTGGAGAACGGCAAGCAGTTCTTTGGCTACGGCTTTGGCGCAGATAAGAGTGCCATTAACGAGATCGTGTTTAACACCTCTATGGTGGGGTATCAGGAGATTGTTTCCGACCCCAGTTATACAGATCAAATGGTTGTGATGACTTACCCGCTCATCGGCAACTACGGTATGACCGATGAGGATTATGAGACCAAGATTCCCACCATGGGCGGCCTGATTGTGCGGGAATACAACGATCAGCCCTCCAATTTCCGCTATACCAAGACCCTGTCTGAGGTGCTGGAGGAATATGGAATTCCCGGTATCAGTGGGATTGACACCCGCATGCTCACCCGCATCATTCGAGACGAAGGCAGCCAAAAAGTGGGCATCTTCCCGGCGGATATGCCCTATGACAGTGCCTTGTGGCAGGTGAAGAATTACACTATTCCCACAGATATGGTATCTCGGGTCAGCTGCAAAAAGCGCTGGTATTCCCGCACCCCTAACCATAAGTACGATGTGGTAGCCATCGACTGCGGGATAAAGCTGAATATTATCCGCAAGCTGAACGAAAAAGGCTGCAATGTGACGGTCGTGCCTTATGATACCACAGCGGAGGAGATCCTGCGTATGCATCCGGACGGACTGTTCCTGTCTAACGGTCCCGGTAACCCGGAGGATGTGACCCCGGTGATCGAAGTGGTGCGGCAGCTGAAGGGCAAGCTGCCCATCTTCGGCATTTGTCTTGGGCACCAGATGATCAGCCTGGCGCTGGGAGCGAAGACCTTTAAGATGAAGTTTGGCCACCGGGGCGGTAACCACCCGGTGAAGCATTTGGAGAACGGCAAGATCGAGATCACCTCGCAGAACCATTCTTATGCGGTGGATGTGGCCTCCCTGGCCGGCACGGAGCTGGAGCTGACCCACATGAATCTGCTGGATCGCACAGCTGAAGGTGTGGCCTCCCCGGAGAACCGGCTGTTCTCCGTGCAGTACCACCCGGAGAGCGCACCCGGTCCCCAGGACAGTGCCTATTTGTTTGACCGGTTTATTGATTTGATGGAGGAGGCGCAGAACCATGCCTAA
- a CDS encoding dihydroorotase: MTLLIQNARCWNGGGFHTADVLLQGGKIKSLGTSISSDGVNALFDARGQYFLIPGFVDVHVHLREPGFSYKETIATGSGAAAAAGYTTVCAMPNLTPAPDTLAHLAEEQAIIDRDAKIQVLPFASITKGRKGSGELVDFEALSPKVVGFSDDGCGVQDEALMREAMVRCKALNKVISAHCEVNDLLNGGYIHDGAYCKAHGHRGISSASEWKMIERDCRLASDTGCRYHVCHISTKESVEVIREAKKSGVPVTCETGPHYLVLCDEDLQEDGRFKMNPPLRSRSDREALLEGVADGTVDVIATDHAPHSAAEKEKGLSGSAMGIVGLETAFPVLYTKLVRTGVMTFEKLIQMMAVRPREIFDLPVGEIVTGAPADLCLLDTDCNWTVDPDKFVTMGRATPFAGWQVQGKNRLTVWRGEVVYEALR, from the coding sequence ATGACATTGCTTATTCAGAACGCGCGCTGCTGGAACGGCGGCGGGTTTCATACGGCAGATGTCCTCTTACAGGGAGGCAAAATAAAGTCCCTCGGCACCTCCATTTCCTCTGATGGGGTCAATGCCCTTTTTGACGCAAGGGGTCAGTATTTCCTTATACCGGGTTTCGTTGATGTGCATGTGCATCTCCGTGAGCCCGGTTTTTCTTATAAGGAGACCATTGCCACCGGGTCCGGGGCGGCAGCTGCGGCGGGTTATACCACCGTTTGCGCAATGCCCAATCTGACCCCGGCGCCGGACACCCTGGCTCATTTGGCAGAGGAACAGGCGATCATTGACCGGGATGCCAAAATTCAGGTTTTGCCCTTTGCCTCTATTACCAAGGGGCGCAAAGGTAGTGGCGAATTGGTGGATTTTGAAGCGCTGTCACCAAAGGTGGTGGGCTTTTCCGACGATGGTTGCGGTGTGCAGGACGAGGCCTTAATGCGAGAAGCGATGGTGCGATGCAAGGCGCTGAACAAGGTGATCTCCGCCCACTGTGAGGTCAACGATCTGCTGAATGGCGGCTACATTCACGACGGCGCTTATTGCAAGGCGCACGGTCACCGGGGCATTTCTTCCGCCTCTGAGTGGAAGATGATTGAGCGGGACTGCCGCCTGGCGTCGGATACCGGTTGTCGTTACCATGTGTGCCACATTTCCACCAAGGAGAGCGTGGAAGTGATTCGAGAAGCGAAAAAAAGCGGCGTGCCCGTCACCTGCGAGACCGGTCCCCACTACCTTGTTCTGTGTGATGAGGACTTACAGGAGGACGGTCGGTTCAAGATGAACCCGCCCTTGCGCAGTCGCAGCGATAGGGAAGCCCTGTTAGAGGGTGTAGCAGACGGCACGGTGGATGTGATCGCCACCGACCATGCACCTCATAGTGCTGCGGAAAAAGAGAAGGGTCTGTCCGGTTCCGCCATGGGTATTGTGGGTCTGGAAACGGCATTCCCGGTGCTGTACACCAAGCTGGTGCGCACCGGCGTGATGACCTTTGAAAAGCTGATTCAAATGATGGCCGTGCGGCCAAGAGAAATATTTGACCTGCCGGTTGGCGAGATTGTTACCGGCGCACCGGCGGATCTGTGCCTGCTGGATACGGACTGCAACTGGACGGTAGACCCGGACAAGTTTGTGACCATGGGCAGGGCAACGCCTTTTGCCGGTTGGCAGGTGCAGGGCAAAAACAGATTGACGGTATGGAGAGGAGAAGTAGTATATGAAGCCTTACGATAA
- a CDS encoding MFS transporter — protein MKAKNPGALSGRTWTSILLFGLIGQIAWVVENMYFSRFMQNEITRAPYATTLMVAFSALFATLSTLLGGAICDRTGKRKVFITWGYVIWGFTIMAFALIPMQPAPDKVKAMVILVVVMDCVMSVIGSISNDASFNTWITDITNTANRSKVDTILAVLPLLAIAVVFVGFDGLTNAAATTDDWKKFFMLLGIIPTVGGLIGVFLMKDKPGLQKKTDGNFLADFVYSLNPKVIKENKLLYVCLSGNMVAAIAYQIYVNYLFNIIEGTLQIKDYIVPVAIIGLAAAVGSVLVSTAMDKVGKKHFFYPTIIAGIIGCVVIWSAKFFVGKNLKAELAILIVGGILVIGVTLVMAGLFTASYRDCIPKGREGLFQGCRMVLYVLVPMIIGPLIAQFIINRYNKGVTDSADIVYPMELFLGAAAVMVFCFIPASVVRKKQDAVHEKLLEEMKEEQAQSSAK, from the coding sequence ATGAAAGCAAAGAATCCGGGCGCTTTGTCAGGGCGCACCTGGACCTCCATTCTGCTGTTTGGGCTGATCGGCCAGATTGCCTGGGTGGTAGAGAATATGTATTTCAGCCGTTTTATGCAAAATGAGATTACCCGCGCGCCTTATGCCACTACGCTGATGGTGGCGTTCTCCGCACTGTTTGCTACGCTGTCTACGCTGCTGGGCGGCGCCATCTGCGACCGTACCGGCAAGCGCAAGGTGTTTATCACCTGGGGGTATGTGATCTGGGGCTTTACCATTATGGCCTTTGCCTTGATCCCTATGCAGCCGGCGCCGGATAAAGTCAAGGCCATGGTGATTTTGGTGGTTGTCATGGACTGCGTGATGTCTGTGATCGGTTCCATCAGTAACGATGCGTCCTTTAATACCTGGATCACAGATATAACGAATACCGCCAACCGCAGCAAGGTAGATACCATTTTGGCAGTGCTGCCGCTGCTGGCCATTGCCGTTGTGTTTGTTGGCTTTGACGGACTGACCAATGCCGCTGCCACTACCGACGACTGGAAAAAGTTCTTTATGCTCCTGGGTATTATTCCCACTGTCGGCGGCCTGATCGGCGTGTTCTTGATGAAAGACAAGCCGGGTCTGCAAAAAAAGACGGACGGTAATTTTCTGGCCGACTTTGTGTATAGCTTAAACCCGAAAGTCATCAAAGAAAACAAGTTGCTGTATGTTTGTCTGTCCGGCAATATGGTGGCGGCTATTGCATACCAGATCTATGTGAACTATTTGTTCAATATTATTGAGGGCACGCTGCAAATCAAGGACTATATTGTCCCGGTGGCTATTATTGGCCTGGCGGCGGCCGTAGGCTCCGTTTTGGTGAGTACCGCTATGGATAAAGTGGGCAAAAAGCACTTTTTCTATCCCACCATTATTGCCGGGATCATCGGCTGCGTAGTTATTTGGAGCGCTAAGTTTTTCGTAGGCAAAAACCTAAAGGCGGAACTGGCGATTTTAATTGTCGGCGGCATTTTGGTGATTGGTGTAACCCTGGTGATGGCAGGGTTGTTTACCGCTTCCTATCGGGACTGCATTCCAAAGGGCCGGGAGGGTCTGTTCCAGGGCTGTCGTATGGTGCTGTATGTGTTGGTGCCTATGATTATCGGACCGCTGATTGCCCAGTTTATTATCAATCGGTATAATAAAGGCGTTACAGACAGCGCGGATATTGTGTATCCCATGGAGCTGTTCTTGGGTGCCGCCGCGGTTATGGTGTTCTGCTTTATTCCTGCCTCTGTTGTGCGCAAAAAGCAGGATGCGGTGCATGAAAAATTGCTGGAAGAAATGAAAGAGGAACAGGCGCAATCGTCCGCAAAATAA
- a CDS encoding TetR/AcrR family transcriptional regulator — protein MKRIPQQHDMKRQEMMEKCFACYAENGLTGTGTQALAEACGCTKANLYVYFKNLDELIIDSTAYCMSKVEDDFLAMAPTDPKDVMRFLEEVPYWTAKKHGKKYRLMYQVYTLPKYIEHGKKFFQGVNERYTQYAKELEPKIGIPYTVITPLIFIFVRASVHYAMFEDEYYLKSQIEVLKQSVLLFLEKYNNQYLKPKDESN, from the coding sequence ATGAAGCGAATTCCTCAACAGCATGATATGAAACGGCAGGAAATGATGGAAAAATGTTTTGCCTGCTATGCGGAAAACGGATTAACCGGAACCGGCACCCAGGCGCTGGCAGAAGCCTGCGGCTGCACCAAAGCCAACCTGTATGTTTATTTTAAGAATTTGGACGAGCTGATTATCGACTCCACCGCCTACTGTATGTCCAAGGTGGAGGACGACTTTTTGGCCATGGCGCCCACAGACCCAAAAGATGTAATGCGGTTTCTTGAGGAAGTTCCCTACTGGACCGCCAAAAAGCACGGCAAAAAATATCGCCTGATGTACCAGGTTTACACCTTGCCCAAGTACATTGAACACGGCAAGAAGTTCTTTCAGGGGGTCAACGAGCGTTACACCCAGTACGCAAAAGAGCTGGAGCCGAAGATCGGCATTCCCTATACGGTCATCACGCCGCTGATCTTTATTTTTGTGCGCGCCAGTGTGCACTATGCTATGTTTGAGGATGAGTATTATCTGAAAAGTCAGATAGAAGTGCTCAAGCAAAGTGTACTGCTATTTCTTGAAAAGTATAATAACCAGTATCTGAAACCCAAAGACGAATCGAATTAA
- a CDS encoding DUF2974 domain-containing protein yields MAHYEAYIARYGDRDFNEMPFNEVDGLIFSQLAYVDYAGIVGGADAQFQTLLDDAARQYFALHPAEEIDNEIGIVQKAIYLLQLCADTRRYGNTRLSAYVNNVNIKIDKQFSAVGFHLNDGSLLVAFRGTDTSITGVKESAMLSYMFPVPAQIEALYYFQETASLTEGDVRVCGHSKGGNLAVFAAVSCSNSLKKRIRGVYEYDAPGFPEPMVHRYDYLEMRDRLFSYVPERSVIGCLLEHNADTKIVQSENEGLKQHQAASWVVEDDRFCYVPSRDEASLFIEKYIKMVMDDVGPENMETVFETLFDFFESAGITDYEALRSFDAGDMLRTLYSVTGITEDQRHLLEHTLKLAVSDLSRLLYKEKIESYIKRLDAVIAPEEASRTKSGLRRTSREKKEPADKEKKEKEERKEPKPKEKAKKEPKQKKEKPEKPANK; encoded by the coding sequence ATGGCCCATTATGAAGCCTATATTGCCCGGTATGGCGACCGGGATTTTAACGAAATGCCCTTTAATGAGGTAGATGGGCTGATCTTTTCTCAGCTGGCGTATGTGGACTATGCGGGGATCGTTGGGGGCGCAGACGCCCAGTTCCAGACCCTGCTGGACGATGCGGCGCGGCAGTATTTTGCTCTGCACCCGGCGGAGGAGATCGACAATGAGATCGGCATTGTGCAAAAGGCGATTTATCTTTTGCAGCTGTGTGCAGACACGCGCCGTTACGGCAACACCCGGCTGTCCGCTTATGTGAATAATGTAAACATCAAGATCGACAAGCAGTTTTCCGCCGTTGGCTTTCACCTGAACGACGGCAGCCTGTTGGTGGCGTTCCGAGGTACGGATACCAGCATTACCGGGGTGAAAGAGTCGGCTATGCTCAGCTATATGTTCCCGGTGCCGGCCCAGATCGAGGCGTTGTACTATTTTCAAGAGACGGCGTCTCTGACCGAGGGCGATGTGCGGGTGTGCGGCCACTCCAAGGGCGGCAATTTGGCCGTTTTTGCCGCCGTGTCCTGCTCCAATTCACTGAAAAAGCGCATTCGAGGCGTGTATGAATATGATGCTCCCGGGTTCCCGGAGCCTATGGTGCACCGTTATGACTACCTGGAAATGCGGGACCGTCTGTTCTCTTATGTGCCGGAGCGGTCGGTGATCGGCTGTCTGTTGGAGCACAATGCAGATACCAAGATTGTACAAAGCGAGAACGAGGGCTTAAAGCAGCACCAGGCTGCCTCCTGGGTGGTGGAGGACGACCGCTTTTGCTATGTGCCCAGTCGAGACGAGGCGTCTCTGTTTATTGAAAAGTACATCAAGATGGTGATGGACGATGTGGGGCCGGAAAATATGGAGACGGTGTTTGAGACCCTGTTTGACTTTTTCGAAAGCGCCGGCATTACCGATTATGAGGCTCTGCGGAGCTTTGACGCCGGGGATATGCTGCGCACGCTGTACTCCGTGACCGGCATTACCGAGGATCAGCGTCACCTGCTGGAGCATACATTGAAGTTGGCGGTGAGCGATTTGTCCCGCCTGCTCTATAAAGAGAAGATTGAGAGTTACATTAAGCGTCTGGACGCGGTGATTGCCCCGGAGGAGGCAAGCCGCACCAAATCCGGTTTGCGCCGCACTTCGCGAGAGAAGAAAGAACCGGCCGATAAAGAGAAAAAAGAAAAGGAAGAGAGAAAAGAGCCAAAACCGAAAGAAAAGGCGAAGAAAGAACCAAAGCAGAAGAAAGAAAAGCCGGAAAAGCCGGCAAATAAATAG
- a CDS encoding fibronectin type III domain-containing protein: MKKTLSVFLSLVMLLSCLCFGSITAQAAKVKADNLTSLYDADTQTLYIKGKGKIPAYYMGFSGREYDSYVTEKDYISDASITIRNPNGDIAEVITDPNDPRLQELIIRRTYPSWYVDITRHVKKLVIGEGITEIGAAAFSGSFDALEKVVLPSTLKTIDDSALCNYSLKSIVIPASVGYLNDRFLRNYQGCDVIGDATIVIKGKNTHFQEDRKGDISLVNYKIYCMPGSRMEKQCKKYNKNNKNNSFKIDYKVIKTPAQVSGVKAATTGSTVKLTWKKAKYANRYKVQRYVVSQKKWKTYATVTGTSYTFKNMAGSTNYRFRVIGVNRICDANFSGKASKECKAKTKFGKVLGVKVSAKNGTLSVKWNAVREAKSYQVYYATKKDGSYKKLGTASGTSFKKKVTKGKTYYVKVRAVKKNSKGKTVYGAYSDVKSVYVDW, encoded by the coding sequence ATGAAAAAAACATTATCTGTATTTTTAAGTTTGGTTATGTTGCTTAGTTGCTTGTGCTTTGGCAGTATAACTGCCCAGGCGGCTAAGGTGAAAGCGGATAATTTAACATCACTTTATGACGCTGACACACAGACACTGTATATAAAAGGCAAAGGCAAAATTCCAGCGTATTACATGGGCTTTAGCGGGAGAGAATACGACAGCTATGTAACTGAAAAAGATTATATATCGGACGCCTCCATAACCATTCGTAATCCTAATGGCGATATTGCCGAAGTGATTACGGATCCAAATGATCCGCGTTTGCAGGAGCTTATTATACGCCGCACTTATCCCAGTTGGTATGTGGATATTACCCGTCATGTGAAGAAACTGGTGATCGGCGAGGGCATTACGGAAATAGGTGCAGCTGCTTTTAGTGGCTCTTTTGACGCCTTAGAAAAGGTTGTGCTGCCCAGCACATTAAAGACGATAGACGATTCGGCACTGTGTAATTATAGTTTAAAAAGTATTGTAATACCTGCGTCTGTTGGTTATTTGAATGATAGATTTTTGCGCAACTATCAGGGCTGCGATGTAATCGGTGATGCGACAATTGTCATAAAAGGCAAAAATACGCATTTTCAAGAGGACAGAAAAGGCGACATCAGTTTAGTAAACTATAAAATTTACTGCATGCCCGGCTCAAGAATGGAAAAGCAGTGCAAGAAATACAATAAAAACAATAAAAACAATTCTTTCAAGATCGACTATAAAGTTATCAAAACGCCGGCGCAGGTGAGCGGCGTAAAAGCCGCCACCACCGGCAGCACGGTAAAACTCACATGGAAAAAGGCCAAGTACGCCAATCGGTACAAGGTGCAGCGGTATGTAGTCAGCCAAAAGAAGTGGAAGACTTATGCCACCGTTACCGGCACCAGCTATACTTTTAAGAACATGGCCGGGTCTACCAATTACCGCTTCCGTGTAATTGGCGTGAACCGCATTTGCGACGCAAACTTTAGCGGCAAAGCCAGTAAAGAGTGCAAGGCCAAGACCAAGTTCGGCAAGGTACTTGGCGTGAAAGTCAGCGCCAAGAACGGCACGCTGAGCGTTAAGTGGAACGCCGTGCGGGAAGCGAAGAGTTACCAGGTGTATTACGCTACCAAGAAAGACGGCAGTTACAAGAAGCTGGGCACTGCCTCAGGCACTTCCTTTAAGAAAAAGGTTACCAAAGGCAAGACCTACTATGTAAAAGTCCGTGCAGTTAAAAAGAACAGCAAGGGCAAAACCGTCTACGGCGCGTACTCCGATGTGAAGTCTGTATATGTAGATTGGTAA